A region of Ignatzschineria larvae DSM 13226 DNA encodes the following proteins:
- a CDS encoding tyrosine-protein phosphatase has translation MASQINFENIVNFRNFAEIKTRNNRAIKANRVYRSALLDFASPQDLDQLINIAPDVVFDFRMPEEKHQEQLKLLAGMISYQAKPIDVGNFFTKDEIKKLTQLTAKEIDQLFITMYQAFPQKGAEQFKAVFAALSDNEKVIYHCSAGKDRTGVMSYLLLSALDVHYDDIMTNYLRSNESAEALHQLFSAHKEDNRQLEPNIIEALEPILRKVRYVEADYLNTLDQFIKQEYGGPIGYIEKVLQVDIVRLQKHLIV, from the coding sequence ATGGCTTCACAAATTAATTTTGAAAATATCGTCAATTTTAGAAATTTTGCAGAGATTAAAACACGTAATAATCGCGCTATTAAAGCAAATAGGGTCTATCGAAGCGCCTTACTTGATTTTGCTTCCCCTCAAGACTTAGATCAATTGATCAATATTGCTCCAGATGTTGTATTCGATTTCCGTATGCCGGAAGAGAAACACCAAGAGCAGTTAAAACTGCTTGCCGGCATGATTAGTTATCAAGCAAAACCCATTGATGTGGGTAACTTCTTTACCAAAGATGAGATCAAAAAACTCACACAACTAACAGCAAAAGAGATTGATCAACTCTTCATTACAATGTATCAGGCATTCCCTCAAAAAGGGGCGGAACAATTCAAAGCAGTATTTGCGGCACTCTCGGATAATGAAAAGGTGATCTATCATTGCAGCGCAGGCAAAGATCGTACCGGCGTTATGAGTTATCTGTTACTCTCAGCATTAGATGTCCACTATGATGATATTATGACTAATTATCTCCGCTCCAATGAATCAGCGGAAGCATTACATCAGTTATTCTCAGCCCATAAAGAAGACAATCGACAACTTGAACCGAATATCATTGAAGCATTAGAGCCTATTTTACGCAAAGTTCGCTATGTAGAGGCTGATTATCTTAATACATTAGATCAATTTATTAAACAGGAATATGGCGGCCCTATCGGCTATATTGAAAAAGTCCTACAGGTCGATATTGTGCGCTTACAAAAACATCTCATTGTATAA